The following are encoded in a window of Ruminiclostridium herbifermentans genomic DNA:
- the dapA gene encoding 4-hydroxy-tetrahydrodipicolinate synthase, translating into MKKPVIFTGSAVAIITPFTDEGTNYQKLAELIEFQIKEGTDAIVICGTTGEASTMYDDEHKAAIKFAVEKVNGRVPVIAGTGSNHTVHAIELSQYAEKVGADAILSVTPYYNKTTQKGLIEHFKAIANSIKIPVILYNVPSRTNLNIAPETVKALSQIENIVAIKECNLSQVGDIINLCGDDITVYSGEDGSIVPFLSMGAKGVISAMANVIPKDTHDIVAKYLAGDIEGSRKLQLKALDLVKALFCEVSPIPTKAAMNLMGMNVGSCRLPLVDMSDKNLEYLKNELKKYGLLS; encoded by the coding sequence ATGAAAAAGCCAGTTATTTTTACAGGTTCAGCCGTTGCAATTATTACCCCGTTTACCGATGAAGGTACTAATTATCAGAAGCTTGCTGAACTCATTGAGTTTCAGATTAAAGAAGGCACAGATGCAATTGTAATCTGTGGAACTACCGGTGAAGCTTCTACCATGTATGATGATGAACATAAAGCTGCAATAAAGTTTGCTGTAGAAAAGGTTAATGGAAGAGTTCCAGTTATCGCAGGTACTGGCAGTAACCATACTGTCCATGCAATAGAACTCAGTCAGTATGCAGAAAAAGTTGGTGCTGATGCTATTTTATCAGTTACGCCATATTATAATAAAACAACTCAAAAGGGATTAATCGAACACTTTAAAGCAATTGCTAACAGTATAAAAATTCCAGTAATTCTTTACAATGTTCCATCAAGAACTAACTTGAACATTGCCCCAGAAACAGTGAAAGCCTTGTCACAAATTGAAAATATAGTTGCCATTAAGGAGTGTAATCTTTCACAGGTTGGAGATATTATTAATTTGTGCGGAGATGATATTACTGTTTATTCAGGAGAAGACGGTTCTATCGTTCCTTTCCTATCAATGGGAGCAAAAGGAGTAATCTCTGCTATGGCAAATGTTATTCCAAAAGACACTCACGACATAGTTGCAAAGTACTTAGCAGGCGATATCGAAGGCAGCAGAAAACTGCAATTAAAAGCATTGGATTTGGTAAAAGCACTTTTCTGTGAAGTCAGTCCTATTCCAACAAAAGCAGCAATGAACTTAATGGGTATGAATGTGGGCAGCTGCAGATTGCCTCTAGTTGATATGAGTGACAAGAATTTGGAATACCTTAAAAATGAATTAAAGAAATATGGCTTGCTTTCTTAA
- a CDS encoding DNA-methyltransferase — MESLFDKNQQYFYENTAAQIILGDSLKILPKLKQESIDMIFADPPYFLSNDGITCKGGKMVSVNKGEWDKIGTSSTQISEKHKFNRKWIKLCKRVLKPNGSIWISGTLHNIYSIGMALEQEGFKIINNITWQKTNPPPNLACKCFTHSTETILWAQKADKKSRHYFNYELMKEQNGGKQMKDVWVGSLTKPSEKKAGKHPTQKPEYLLERIILASTQSGDVVLDPFCGSGTTGVVANRFGRYFIGIDTEEEYLNITKTRLEMEMDGK; from the coding sequence TTGGAAAGTTTATTTGATAAAAATCAGCAATATTTCTATGAAAACACAGCTGCTCAAATTATTTTAGGAGATTCTCTTAAGATATTACCAAAACTAAAGCAAGAAAGCATTGATATGATATTTGCAGACCCACCGTATTTTTTAAGTAATGATGGAATAACTTGTAAGGGTGGCAAAATGGTATCTGTGAATAAAGGTGAATGGGATAAGATAGGAACGTCCTCAACGCAAATATCAGAAAAACACAAATTCAATAGAAAATGGATAAAATTGTGTAAACGGGTATTAAAACCTAACGGAAGCATTTGGATTTCAGGAACATTGCATAATATTTATTCTATTGGAATGGCACTTGAACAAGAAGGATTTAAGATAATAAATAATATTACCTGGCAAAAAACAAATCCGCCACCCAATCTTGCATGTAAATGTTTTACGCATTCAACAGAAACTATTCTATGGGCGCAGAAGGCAGATAAAAAATCTCGTCATTATTTTAATTATGAATTAATGAAAGAACAAAATGGTGGAAAGCAAATGAAAGATGTGTGGGTAGGAAGTTTAACAAAACCATCAGAAAAGAAAGCAGGCAAGCATCCTACACAGAAACCGGAATATTTGTTAGAAAGAATTATTTTAGCATCTACTCAATCAGGAGATGTTGTTTTAGATCCATTTTGCGGTTCTGGGACAACAGGAGTTGTAGCTAACAGATTTGGGCGTTATTTTATTGGAATAGATACAGAAGAAGAGTATTTGAATATTACTAAGACGCGATTGGAGATGGAAATGGATGGCAAGTAG
- the dapB gene encoding 4-hydroxy-tetrahydrodipicolinate reductase, protein MINILLSGCNGNMGQVITRLSEDFSGLKIAAGSDINNKIKNSYPVFTSLNECDIKVDVIIDFSNPKAFNGLVEYAQERRIPLVMCTTGLSAEQISMLKNDVSKRIPVFFSANMSIGINLLIDLVKKAAKILEGQFDIEIIEKHHNLKIDAPSGTALAIADAINDTLNEKCEYTYDRHSKRKKRGKQEIGIHAVRGGTIVGDHSVIFAGKDEIIEINHTATSKEIFAVGALKASLFLANKKPGLYSMDDLIAESN, encoded by the coding sequence ATGATTAATATACTGTTAAGTGGCTGCAATGGAAATATGGGTCAGGTAATTACACGACTTTCAGAAGATTTCAGCGGATTAAAAATTGCTGCTGGGTCTGATATAAATAATAAAATAAAAAACTCCTACCCTGTTTTTACTTCATTAAATGAATGTGATATTAAGGTTGATGTTATTATTGATTTTTCAAATCCAAAAGCATTTAATGGATTAGTAGAATATGCACAAGAAAGACGTATTCCGCTTGTTATGTGTACAACTGGACTTTCTGCCGAACAAATAAGTATGCTAAAAAATGATGTATCAAAGAGAATTCCTGTATTTTTCTCCGCAAATATGTCTATCGGTATAAATTTACTTATTGATTTGGTAAAAAAGGCTGCAAAAATTCTTGAGGGACAATTTGATATTGAAATAATTGAGAAGCATCATAATCTAAAAATTGATGCTCCTAGCGGCACTGCACTTGCCATTGCCGACGCTATAAACGACACTCTTAATGAAAAATGTGAGTATACCTATGACAGACACTCCAAAAGGAAAAAACGCGGTAAACAAGAAATTGGAATACATGCTGTTCGCGGCGGTACTATTGTTGGAGATCACTCTGTTATATTCGCAGGTAAGGATGAAATTATTGAAATAAACCACACTGCAACTTCAAAAGAAATTTTTGCAGTAGGCGCATTGAAAGCATCACTGTTTCTTGCAAATAAGAAACCAGGTCTATATTCAATGGATGATCTTATTGCAGAAAGTAATTAG
- a CDS encoding PH domain-containing protein gives MGLMDGLLGNASEVRIDEIQKELGNLLAAGEKIEKAYKLIRDYFVFTDKRLLMVDKQGVTGKKVEYHSIPYKSIIHFSIETAGHLDLDAELKIWLSGSQMPIQKTFNKSLNIYEVQSVLAGYVLK, from the coding sequence ATGGGATTAATGGATGGATTACTTGGTAATGCATCAGAGGTAAGAATTGATGAAATTCAAAAAGAACTGGGGAATCTTCTTGCAGCAGGAGAAAAAATTGAAAAAGCATATAAGCTGATTCGAGATTACTTTGTTTTTACAGATAAAAGACTGCTGATGGTGGATAAGCAGGGAGTGACTGGCAAAAAAGTTGAGTATCATTCAATTCCGTATAAAAGTATTATTCATTTTAGTATAGAAACAGCAGGGCACCTTGACTTAGATGCTGAACTAAAAATTTGGCTTTCTGGTTCTCAGATGCCGATTCAAAAGACATTTAATAAAAGTCTAAATATTTATGAAGTGCAAAGTGTACTTGCTGGATATGTGTTAAAATAA
- a CDS encoding DNA adenine methylase: protein MSNKYVTPFVKWAGGKRQLLDRISERIPQNYNKYFEPFIGGGAVLFELQPEQAVINDINASLINTYRIIQKNPQEFIEYIHKLDSGMLENGKEYYYYLREHYNDKLMKEEFDIELAALFVFINKHCYNGLYRVNGKGLFNVPYNNSKKESIDAESILHVSEYLKKVDILQGDFEEACCDAKKGDFIFFDSPYAPLNPSSFESYTKEGFDVESHERLSRLFDELTKRGCYCMLTNHNTEFINKLYGNKGYRIDVVSVKRMINSDASKRTGEEVIIYNY from the coding sequence ATGTCAAACAAATATGTGACACCATTTGTTAAATGGGCAGGTGGCAAGAGACAATTACTAGATAGAATATCAGAAAGAATACCTCAGAACTATAATAAATATTTTGAACCTTTTATTGGAGGTGGAGCAGTATTGTTTGAATTACAGCCGGAACAAGCTGTAATTAATGATATTAATGCCTCACTTATTAATACGTATAGAATTATTCAAAAGAATCCACAAGAATTTATAGAATATATCCACAAATTGGATTCTGGGATGCTCGAAAACGGAAAAGAATACTATTACTATTTGAGAGAGCATTATAATGATAAATTAATGAAAGAAGAGTTTGACATAGAACTTGCAGCATTGTTTGTGTTTATAAATAAGCATTGTTATAACGGTTTGTATCGAGTTAATGGAAAAGGTTTATTTAATGTACCTTATAACAATAGCAAGAAAGAGTCCATTGACGCAGAATCTATTCTTCATGTTTCTGAATATTTAAAAAAGGTTGATATATTACAAGGTGATTTTGAAGAAGCCTGTTGTGATGCTAAAAAGGGTGATTTTATATTCTTTGACAGTCCGTATGCTCCTTTAAATCCTTCGTCATTTGAATCCTATACAAAAGAAGGTTTTGATGTGGAAAGTCATGAAAGGCTTTCAAGACTTTTTGATGAACTCACAAAACGAGGGTGTTATTGTATGCTGACAAATCATAACACTGAATTTATCAATAAATTATATGGCAATAAGGGATATAGGATTGATGTTGTTAGTGTCAAGAGAATGATTAATTCTGATGCATCTAAAAGAACTGGGGAAGAAGTTATTATATATAATTACTAG
- a CDS encoding FMN-dependent NADH-azoreductase — translation MKKLLYITVNSKPEDISSSKTVARRLVNKILEVHPSIVLEELDLYKEHVPQLKSCYFSSRSCIVDQEVCSKLTNEEQEEIGQIIKLCDQFKAADLYVLAAPMWSLSFPAPLLEYIHCIVLADKTIEFIENKPHGLLDDKKRTFIYVQSSGANIPWVIRPILNKGLNYVQEIMKFLGISKFEELLVDGTGTTEIERQEAIEKATAKIDALVEQIEL, via the coding sequence ATGAAAAAGCTGCTTTATATTACTGTTAACTCAAAGCCTGAAGACATATCATCTAGTAAGACAGTTGCAAGAAGGTTGGTAAATAAAATTTTGGAGGTACATCCTAGTATTGTTTTAGAAGAATTAGATTTATATAAAGAACATGTACCACAGCTTAAGTCTTGCTACTTTAGTAGCAGAAGCTGCATAGTTGACCAAGAAGTGTGTTCTAAATTGACAAATGAAGAACAGGAAGAGATAGGTCAAATAATAAAGCTATGTGATCAATTTAAAGCGGCTGATTTATATGTGTTAGCTGCACCTATGTGGAGTCTTTCCTTTCCTGCTCCTTTACTGGAATATATTCATTGTATTGTTTTGGCTGATAAAACAATTGAATTTATTGAAAATAAACCACATGGCCTTTTAGACGATAAAAAACGTACATTTATATACGTCCAATCTTCTGGAGCCAATATTCCGTGGGTTATCAGACCGATATTGAATAAGGGCTTAAATTATGTACAAGAAATCATGAAATTTTTGGGTATAAGTAAATTTGAAGAACTTTTGGTGGATGGAACAGGAACTACTGAAATTGAGCGTCAGGAAGCAATTGAAAAGGCTACAGCTAAAATTGATGCTCTAGTTGAGCAGATTGAATTGTAA
- a CDS encoding methyl-accepting chemotaxis protein has translation MKFKKLGVRLNLLIVSVMFFPLIIMFILVSVGVYSSQVSNAKLLAANEGKVIAAEINELYIKCLQSAKDLETRINGIVSSSSKNREDIIKILEETMKANDSIFGVRVCFEPNSFDGRDMEFVNKKYHDETGRLNPYISRGENGFDISVLVDYDKEEWYSDTKKTRKQTFMEPLTYEVNGKKYTLITQALPIIDSSGNFIGIVAVDIDIAILQKLIESIDFGSGYSTIFSPKGVFLAHSTKADLVMTNVVDLDAANNYLIDRIAKGEEFDIVDNSAVTGEKTLKIFVPISFEGTNTNWSICIITYHKYFLATFYTLLKMFAFVAVFILVLTLVVLSIVIKKTVTKPIFSIVEVLKRQAALDFSFYEKSEAVKYCSRHDEIGIIVNALKTMEDSVKDFVANTSKWAQQIAASMEELTVTAQQAALSSDEVARTIQEIARGASEQAKDTEVASINIEELGSILEQDVDLIKELNDAALTIDERKEKGLSILKELVEKNNMNNNAAKIVFKIIISNNESADKIENASQMIKSIAEQTNMLALNAAIESARAGEAGKGFAVVADEIRKLAEQSNLFTSEIELIINELKLKSQDAVDTMKNLKGLGDSQAECVKNTEAEFALIANSIDSVKNIVEKLNSFAELMTDNKNKIIELTQNLSAISEENAAGTQEASASMEEQAATIGEISNSGQELAIVAKELHKQIMKFRV, from the coding sequence ATGAAATTTAAAAAGCTTGGCGTAAGATTAAACTTACTGATTGTTAGTGTAATGTTTTTTCCATTAATTATTATGTTTATATTAGTTTCTGTAGGAGTATATAGTTCGCAGGTAAGTAATGCAAAGCTGTTAGCTGCTAACGAAGGTAAAGTTATTGCTGCCGAAATAAATGAACTTTATATAAAATGTCTTCAGTCAGCAAAAGATTTAGAAACTAGAATAAACGGCATAGTAAGCAGTTCTTCAAAAAACCGTGAGGATATAATTAAAATACTTGAAGAAACCATGAAGGCAAATGACTCCATATTTGGTGTGCGTGTTTGCTTTGAGCCAAATTCATTTGACGGACGAGATATGGAGTTTGTAAATAAAAAATACCATGATGAGACGGGACGTTTGAATCCATACATATCAAGAGGAGAGAATGGTTTTGATATTTCAGTCTTAGTTGATTATGATAAGGAAGAATGGTATTCTGATACGAAGAAAACGAGAAAGCAAACATTTATGGAGCCACTGACTTATGAAGTCAATGGTAAAAAATACACACTTATAACTCAAGCACTTCCGATAATTGATTCCTCAGGTAATTTTATTGGAATAGTTGCAGTTGACATAGACATTGCTATACTACAAAAGTTGATTGAGAGTATTGACTTTGGAAGTGGTTATTCGACTATTTTTTCTCCAAAGGGAGTATTTCTTGCTCATAGTACAAAAGCTGATTTAGTCATGACAAATGTGGTTGATCTTGACGCAGCAAACAATTATTTAATTGATAGAATCGCAAAAGGAGAAGAATTTGATATAGTAGATAATTCTGCTGTAACAGGTGAAAAAACACTTAAGATTTTCGTACCTATAAGCTTTGAGGGTACAAATACCAATTGGTCTATATGTATAATAACTTATCATAAGTATTTTTTAGCAACCTTTTATACTTTGTTAAAGATGTTTGCATTTGTAGCTGTTTTTATACTTGTATTAACACTTGTGGTTCTTTCTATTGTCATTAAGAAAACTGTTACAAAACCTATATTTAGCATAGTAGAAGTTCTCAAAAGACAAGCAGCACTTGATTTCTCTTTTTATGAAAAATCAGAAGCAGTTAAGTATTGCTCTAGGCATGATGAAATAGGAATTATTGTAAACGCTCTAAAAACAATGGAAGATAGTGTAAAAGATTTTGTTGCTAATACATCGAAATGGGCACAGCAAATTGCAGCATCGATGGAGGAACTGACTGTAACAGCTCAACAGGCGGCTTTATCATCTGATGAGGTTGCTAGAACTATACAGGAAATTGCACGAGGAGCAAGTGAACAAGCTAAAGATACAGAGGTAGCATCTATTAATATTGAAGAACTAGGTAGTATTTTAGAGCAAGATGTTGATTTAATAAAAGAACTTAATGATGCTGCTTTAACTATTGATGAAAGAAAAGAAAAGGGCTTGTCAATACTAAAAGAGCTGGTTGAAAAAAATAATATGAATAATAATGCAGCAAAAATAGTTTTTAAAATAATTATAAGTAACAATGAAAGTGCGGATAAAATTGAAAATGCCAGCCAAATGATAAAAAGTATTGCAGAACAAACAAATATGCTAGCACTAAATGCAGCAATAGAATCAGCAAGGGCAGGTGAAGCAGGAAAAGGCTTTGCCGTTGTAGCAGATGAGATAAGAAAGCTAGCTGAGCAATCCAATTTATTCACAAGTGAAATAGAACTTATAATCAATGAACTAAAATTAAAATCTCAAGATGCGGTTGATACAATGAAGAATTTGAAAGGTCTCGGAGATTCTCAGGCAGAATGTGTTAAAAATACTGAAGCTGAGTTTGCATTGATTGCAAATTCAATAGATTCTGTAAAAAATATTGTTGAAAAATTAAACAGTTTTGCAGAACTCATGACAGATAATAAGAATAAGATAATTGAACTTACACAGAATTTGTCAGCTATATCTGAAGAGAATGCTGCTGGAACTCAAGAGGCATCTGCATCAATGGAAGAACAAGCGGCTACCATAGGAGAAATTTCAAATTCTGGACAAGAATTAGCAATTGTTGCAAAAGAATTGCATAAACAGATTATGAAATTTAGAGTGTAG
- a CDS encoding type II restriction endonuclease, translating into MASRNFEDWLGKFRASISSYDYYIDFKKVVSNVEEIKVELNILNSLIGSKNIEAEFEAIVKRYPETLACIPLLLAVRGNEIYAQDENGAFLYNFKKMNYSIEQYKVFMRKTGLFDMLANHLVNNLVDYVLGIETGLDSNGRKNRGGHQMEDLVEKYIKTAGFIKDVNYFKEMYLVDIEKKWGINLSAISNKGKAAKRFDYVVKTDNMIYAIETNFYGGGGSKLNETARSYKMLSQEADTVPGFTFVWFTDGIGWKSARGNLRETFEVMEHIYSIDDMENGIMKEIFK; encoded by the coding sequence ATGGCAAGTAGAAATTTTGAAGATTGGCTTGGGAAATTCAGAGCAAGTATTTCAAGCTATGATTATTATATAGATTTTAAGAAAGTGGTAAGCAATGTAGAAGAAATCAAGGTAGAACTAAATATCCTTAATTCGTTGATTGGTTCAAAGAATATAGAGGCAGAATTTGAAGCTATTGTAAAAAGATATCCAGAGACTCTTGCTTGCATTCCATTGTTACTGGCAGTAAGAGGTAACGAAATATATGCTCAAGATGAAAATGGTGCATTTCTGTATAACTTCAAGAAAATGAACTATAGTATTGAGCAATATAAGGTATTCATGAGAAAAACAGGTTTGTTTGATATGCTTGCAAATCATTTGGTAAATAATCTTGTGGACTATGTACTGGGTATTGAAACAGGACTTGATTCTAATGGAAGAAAAAATAGAGGTGGACACCAGATGGAGGACTTAGTAGAGAAATATATAAAAACTGCGGGTTTTATTAAGGATGTAAATTATTTTAAAGAGATGTATCTGGTGGATATCGAAAAGAAATGGGGCATAAATCTCTCGGCTATTTCGAATAAAGGAAAAGCTGCAAAAAGATTTGATTATGTTGTAAAAACAGATAATATGATTTATGCAATTGAAACTAATTTTTATGGTGGTGGCGGCTCAAAACTGAATGAGACTGCTCGAAGTTATAAAATGCTTTCGCAAGAAGCTGATACAGTGCCGGGATTTACTTTTGTATGGTTTACTGATGGTATTGGATGGAAAAGTGCAAGAGGCAATCTTAGAGAAACTTTTGAAGTAATGGAACATATCTATAGCATTGATGATATGGAAAATGGAATAATGAAAGAAATATTTAAGTAA
- a CDS encoding YesL family protein, with amino-acid sequence MGLFSFNYNKPGPGVEKDAPPKPRFFVFFEVVKRKFWNLIKINMMFVLFNILALLVANYISSVLFQRIRIDGGMGDLVIRVFFAAIITLIPVVTIGPVQAGFTYILRNYSREEHSFIWGDFKEHFVKNFKQGMIITIIDIFAMILFSIAINVYFSMNGLLPIFGATFMLISIVIFFMMHLYMYPMLVTVNLSVKNIYKNALIFSIMKFIPNLLMIILNLFIAYLAFYIPILGVVIYVFLLPAFVGLMNNFYVDPLIKKYVVIPDVNDKIDQDSLLNDGSTGESYYKPALEDEDK; translated from the coding sequence GTGGGGTTATTTAGTTTTAATTATAATAAGCCAGGTCCAGGGGTTGAAAAGGATGCACCTCCAAAGCCAAGGTTTTTTGTTTTTTTTGAAGTAGTTAAAAGAAAATTTTGGAATTTGATTAAGATTAACATGATGTTTGTGCTGTTCAATATTCTTGCATTGTTGGTAGCAAATTATATATCATCAGTACTATTCCAAAGAATAAGGATTGATGGTGGTATGGGTGATTTAGTTATTAGAGTATTTTTTGCCGCCATTATTACACTAATTCCTGTAGTTACTATTGGACCTGTACAAGCTGGTTTTACTTATATTTTGAGAAATTATTCACGAGAAGAGCATTCCTTTATATGGGGAGATTTTAAAGAGCACTTTGTAAAGAACTTTAAGCAGGGAATGATAATTACAATTATAGACATATTTGCTATGATACTATTTAGCATTGCCATTAATGTATATTTTAGTATGAATGGTTTATTGCCTATATTTGGTGCAACATTTATGCTAATATCAATAGTAATTTTCTTCATGATGCATTTATATATGTACCCAATGCTTGTTACTGTTAATTTAAGCGTTAAGAATATATATAAGAATGCATTAATATTCAGCATAATGAAGTTTATACCAAACCTTTTAATGATTATACTCAATTTATTCATTGCGTATTTAGCTTTTTATATTCCTATTCTTGGAGTTGTAATTTACGTATTTTTATTGCCTGCTTTTGTAGGTTTGATGAACAACTTCTACGTAGACCCACTGATAAAGAAGTATGTTGTTATACCTGACGTGAATGATAAAATTGACCAAGATAGTTTGCTTAATGATGGTAGTACTGGTGAAAGCTATTACAAGCCTGCTTTAGAGGATGAGGATAAATAA
- a CDS encoding ACT domain-containing protein, with protein MTNNPITSISTTYNVALVTVDNLPNDMTIISNIFRKIADEKINIDMISQAAPYKGKINISFSLPVEDITKVISSLNSFKKEIPNLRIEIDSDNTKITVYGEAMKNIPGVAAQLFTLLAVNDIEVKLICTSEVEISYLIYEKDIDKAISAIKKEFKL; from the coding sequence ATGACGAATAATCCTATTACAAGTATTAGCACAACATACAATGTAGCACTGGTTACTGTAGACAATCTTCCAAACGATATGACCATCATTTCTAATATATTTCGAAAAATTGCAGATGAAAAAATCAATATTGATATGATTAGCCAGGCTGCCCCCTATAAAGGAAAAATCAATATATCCTTTTCTCTTCCAGTTGAGGATATCACCAAGGTAATAAGTTCGTTGAACTCCTTCAAAAAAGAAATTCCAAACCTAAGAATTGAAATTGATTCAGATAACACAAAGATAACCGTTTATGGTGAAGCCATGAAAAACATTCCTGGAGTGGCTGCACAGTTATTTACGCTGCTAGCTGTTAATGATATTGAGGTTAAGCTTATATGCACCTCTGAAGTTGAAATATCTTATCTTATTTATGAAAAAGATATAGACAAAGCTATTTCTGCAATTAAGAAAGAATTTAAGCTTTAA
- a CDS encoding CvfB family protein produces the protein MVELGKTQCLEVLRKTQIGVYLNKKNCSDREDILLPKSQVPEGTEVGDELEVFVYKDSEDRLIATVRKPKLELGELAVLKVVENTNIGSFLDWGLEKDLFLPFKEQTTEVIEGNDYLVGLYIDKSDRLSATMKVYDFLEFRSPYKEKDRVRGMIYEISKELGAFVAVDNKYQGLIPNKELYGSYAVGENVEVRVKRVRQDGKLELSLRNEAYNEIEGDARKIMDRLESYGGKLLLNDKSSPESIKAEFKISKAAFKRAVGRLLKEGAIEITDEGIQRRW, from the coding sequence ATGGTAGAATTAGGGAAAACACAATGTTTAGAAGTACTTAGAAAAACTCAGATTGGTGTATATCTTAACAAAAAAAATTGTTCCGATAGAGAAGATATTTTACTGCCCAAAAGTCAAGTACCTGAAGGTACAGAAGTGGGAGATGAATTAGAAGTATTTGTTTATAAAGATTCGGAAGATAGGCTAATAGCCACTGTTAGAAAGCCAAAGCTTGAACTTGGAGAATTAGCAGTATTAAAGGTTGTTGAAAATACAAATATAGGTTCATTTTTAGATTGGGGCTTGGAAAAAGATTTGTTTTTGCCTTTCAAAGAGCAAACAACGGAGGTTATAGAAGGTAACGATTATTTGGTAGGTTTGTATATAGATAAAAGCGACCGATTATCTGCAACAATGAAGGTATATGACTTTCTGGAATTTCGGTCACCATACAAAGAAAAAGATAGAGTACGTGGTATGATATATGAAATTAGCAAGGAACTTGGAGCTTTTGTGGCTGTAGATAACAAGTATCAGGGCTTAATTCCCAATAAAGAACTATATGGCAGCTATGCTGTAGGTGAAAATGTTGAAGTAAGAGTTAAAAGGGTCAGACAAGATGGAAAGCTTGAATTAAGCTTGAGAAATGAAGCCTACAACGAAATTGAAGGTGATGCTAGAAAAATAATGGACAGATTGGAGTCATATGGAGGCAAACTTCTGCTAAATGACAAAAGTTCTCCAGAAAGTATTAAAGCTGAATTTAAAATAAGCAAGGCTGCTTTTAAAAGAGCAGTGGGCAGGCTTTTAAAGGAAGGTGCCATAGAAATTACAGATGAAGGCATTCAGAGAAGGTGGTAA